A portion of the Malania oleifera isolate guangnan ecotype guangnan chromosome 3, ASM2987363v1, whole genome shotgun sequence genome contains these proteins:
- the LOC131150731 gene encoding protein FAR1-RELATED SEQUENCE 6-like isoform X1, translating into MIGCFWSLKVEDGRRRSLFVQDLKMEEVCLNREPVFEESDEYDVQGDGHVVEHDDETVGTLTKKEPPPPTVGLEFDSFEEAYDFYNFYGKQQGFGIRVSNSWFRSKRKERYRAKLSCSSAGFKKKSEANHPRPETRTGCPAMIVIRLVDSKRWRIVEVELEHNHPLNPQIKRFFKSHKRMILAAKKAQRPQQPVMEVHTIKLYRTAVVDIGCDGCSDVDKKESTNSVDHSKHLELKGDAHAVYNYFCRMKLTNPNFFYLMDFDDEGHLRNVFWADARSRAAYNYFCDTVAIDTSSLTNKYEIPLILFVGVNHHGQSVLLGCGFIGHESVEYFVWIFRAWLTCMLGHPPRVIITDRCKPLQSAVSEVFPGACHCYCLWYIMQRVPEKLGGLNGYEEIKRQLNKAVYDSLKIAEFETSWSSMIKRHGLGDNKWLQSLYEDRQQWVPVYLKDTFFAGMISIQENEGLDAFFDGYVHKHTSFKEFVDKYDLALHRKHLKEAMADMESRNSSFDLKTRCNFEVQLSKVYTKDIFRKFQSEVEGMYSCFNTKQVSVNGPIITYIVKERVQVEGNEKEVRYYEVLYETTQADIRCICSLFNYKGYLCRHALNVLNYNGVEEIPSRYILPRWNRDFRCRYPQDHGSSDVDLNNPVHLYSQLYKRAIQIVEEGAQSREHYKVAFQDLQELLNRFNLVDDNLL; encoded by the exons ATGATTGGTTGTTTTTGGAGCTTGAAGGtggaagatggaagaagaagaagccttttTGTCCAGGACCTCAAG ATGGAAGAAGTTTGTCTCAACAGGGAGCCAGTATTTGAAGAAAGCGATGAGTATGATGTGCAAGGAGATGGCCATGTGGTGGAACATGACGATGAAACAGTTGGAACACTGACAAAGAAGGAACCCCCACCACCTACTGTTGGTTTGGAATTTGATTCGTTTGAGGAAGCTTATGATTTTTACAATTTCTATGGTAAGCAGCAGGGTTTTGGCATCAGAGTAAGCAATTCGTGGTTTAGATCAAAGAGGAAGGAACGATATAGGGCAAAACTCAGCTGCAGTAGTGCTGGGTTCAAGAAAAAGAGCGAAGCAAACCACCCGAGGCCAGAAACAAGAACTGGTTGCCCAGCAATGATAGTTATTAGGCTGGTGGACTCTAAGCGATGGAGAATAGTGGAAGTAGAACTGGAACACAACCATCCACTAAATCCACAgatcaaaagatttttcaagtcACATAAGAGAATGATTCTTGCAGCCAAAAAAGCACAGCGGCCACAACAGCCTGTTATGGAAGTACATACTATTAAGTTGTATCGAACAGCTGTTGTGGATATTGGGTGTGATGGTTGCTCAGATGTTGACAAAAAAGAGAGTACAAATTCTGTGGATCACTCAAAGCACTTGGAACTTAAAGGAGATGCACATGCAGTTTATAACTACTTTTGTCGCATGAAGTTGACAAATCCAAATTTCTTTTATTTGATGGATTTTGATGACGAAGGGCATCTGAGAAATGTGTTTTGGGCCGATGCCAGGTCTAGGGCTGCATACAATTACTTCTGTGACACAGTTGCAATTGACACAAGCAGCTTAACAAACAAGTATGAGAtcccattgattttatttgttgGAGTAAACCACCATGGACAGTCTGTACTACTGGGCTGTGGCTTCATTGGGCACGAGTCAGTTGAGTATTTTGTCTGGATTTTTAGGGCATGGCTTACCTGTATGCTAGGGCACCCTCCACGCGTTATTATCACAGATCGGTGCAAGCCCTTGCAAAGTGCAGTTTCTGAGGTGTTCCCAGGAGCTTGTCATTGTTATTGTTTGTGGTATATCATGCAAAGAGTTCCAGAGAAATTGGGAGGATTGAATGGATACGAAGAAATTAAAAGGCAACTGAATAAAGCAGTCTATGACTCATTAAAGATAGCTGAGTTTGAAACTTCTTGGAGCAGCATGATCAAAAGGCATGGGCTTGGGGATAATAAATGGCTTCAGTCATTATATGAAGATAGGCAACAATGGGTTCCAGTTTACTTGAAAGACACATTTTTTGCAGGAATGATCTCCATCCAAGAAAATGAGGGTTTGGATGCATTCTTTGATGGTTATGTACATAAACACACATCTTTTAAAGAATTTGTTGATAAGTATGATCTAGCTCTACATAGGAAGCATCTGAAGGAAGCCATGGCAGATATGGAGTCGAGAAATTCCAGCTTTGATTTGAAAACAAGATGTAATTTTGAGGTGCAGCTCTCTAAGGTGTACACAAAAGACATTTTTAGGAAGTTTCAATCTGAAGTTGAGGGGATGTACTCTTGCTTTAACACGAAGCAAGTGAGTGTAAATGGCCCCATCATTACATACATTGTTAAAGAACGAGTTCAAGTTGAGGGAAATGAGAAAGAAGTTAGGTATTATGAGGTTTTGTATGAAACAACTCAGGCAGATATTCGTTGCATTTGCAGTTTGTTCAACTATAAGGGTTACTTGTGCAGGCATGCATTGAACGTCCTCAATTACAATGGTGTGGAGGAAATCCCCTCTCGTTACATTTTGCCACGGTGGAATCGAGATTTTAGGTGTAGGTATCCTCAGGATCATGGCTCCAGTGATGTTGATTTGAATAATCCTGTGCATTTGTATAGTCAACTGTATAAACGTGCAATACAGATTGTTGAAGAAGGGGCCCAATCTCGGGAACATTATAAGGTTGCATTTCAAGATTTGCAGGAGTTATTGAACAGGTTTAATCTTGTAGATGATAACTTATTGTAA
- the LOC131150731 gene encoding protein FAR1-RELATED SEQUENCE 6-like isoform X2, producing MEEVCLNREPVFEESDEYDVQGDGHVVEHDDETVGTLTKKEPPPPTVGLEFDSFEEAYDFYNFYGKQQGFGIRVSNSWFRSKRKERYRAKLSCSSAGFKKKSEANHPRPETRTGCPAMIVIRLVDSKRWRIVEVELEHNHPLNPQIKRFFKSHKRMILAAKKAQRPQQPVMEVHTIKLYRTAVVDIGCDGCSDVDKKESTNSVDHSKHLELKGDAHAVYNYFCRMKLTNPNFFYLMDFDDEGHLRNVFWADARSRAAYNYFCDTVAIDTSSLTNKYEIPLILFVGVNHHGQSVLLGCGFIGHESVEYFVWIFRAWLTCMLGHPPRVIITDRCKPLQSAVSEVFPGACHCYCLWYIMQRVPEKLGGLNGYEEIKRQLNKAVYDSLKIAEFETSWSSMIKRHGLGDNKWLQSLYEDRQQWVPVYLKDTFFAGMISIQENEGLDAFFDGYVHKHTSFKEFVDKYDLALHRKHLKEAMADMESRNSSFDLKTRCNFEVQLSKVYTKDIFRKFQSEVEGMYSCFNTKQVSVNGPIITYIVKERVQVEGNEKEVRYYEVLYETTQADIRCICSLFNYKGYLCRHALNVLNYNGVEEIPSRYILPRWNRDFRCRYPQDHGSSDVDLNNPVHLYSQLYKRAIQIVEEGAQSREHYKVAFQDLQELLNRFNLVDDNLL from the coding sequence ATGGAAGAAGTTTGTCTCAACAGGGAGCCAGTATTTGAAGAAAGCGATGAGTATGATGTGCAAGGAGATGGCCATGTGGTGGAACATGACGATGAAACAGTTGGAACACTGACAAAGAAGGAACCCCCACCACCTACTGTTGGTTTGGAATTTGATTCGTTTGAGGAAGCTTATGATTTTTACAATTTCTATGGTAAGCAGCAGGGTTTTGGCATCAGAGTAAGCAATTCGTGGTTTAGATCAAAGAGGAAGGAACGATATAGGGCAAAACTCAGCTGCAGTAGTGCTGGGTTCAAGAAAAAGAGCGAAGCAAACCACCCGAGGCCAGAAACAAGAACTGGTTGCCCAGCAATGATAGTTATTAGGCTGGTGGACTCTAAGCGATGGAGAATAGTGGAAGTAGAACTGGAACACAACCATCCACTAAATCCACAgatcaaaagatttttcaagtcACATAAGAGAATGATTCTTGCAGCCAAAAAAGCACAGCGGCCACAACAGCCTGTTATGGAAGTACATACTATTAAGTTGTATCGAACAGCTGTTGTGGATATTGGGTGTGATGGTTGCTCAGATGTTGACAAAAAAGAGAGTACAAATTCTGTGGATCACTCAAAGCACTTGGAACTTAAAGGAGATGCACATGCAGTTTATAACTACTTTTGTCGCATGAAGTTGACAAATCCAAATTTCTTTTATTTGATGGATTTTGATGACGAAGGGCATCTGAGAAATGTGTTTTGGGCCGATGCCAGGTCTAGGGCTGCATACAATTACTTCTGTGACACAGTTGCAATTGACACAAGCAGCTTAACAAACAAGTATGAGAtcccattgattttatttgttgGAGTAAACCACCATGGACAGTCTGTACTACTGGGCTGTGGCTTCATTGGGCACGAGTCAGTTGAGTATTTTGTCTGGATTTTTAGGGCATGGCTTACCTGTATGCTAGGGCACCCTCCACGCGTTATTATCACAGATCGGTGCAAGCCCTTGCAAAGTGCAGTTTCTGAGGTGTTCCCAGGAGCTTGTCATTGTTATTGTTTGTGGTATATCATGCAAAGAGTTCCAGAGAAATTGGGAGGATTGAATGGATACGAAGAAATTAAAAGGCAACTGAATAAAGCAGTCTATGACTCATTAAAGATAGCTGAGTTTGAAACTTCTTGGAGCAGCATGATCAAAAGGCATGGGCTTGGGGATAATAAATGGCTTCAGTCATTATATGAAGATAGGCAACAATGGGTTCCAGTTTACTTGAAAGACACATTTTTTGCAGGAATGATCTCCATCCAAGAAAATGAGGGTTTGGATGCATTCTTTGATGGTTATGTACATAAACACACATCTTTTAAAGAATTTGTTGATAAGTATGATCTAGCTCTACATAGGAAGCATCTGAAGGAAGCCATGGCAGATATGGAGTCGAGAAATTCCAGCTTTGATTTGAAAACAAGATGTAATTTTGAGGTGCAGCTCTCTAAGGTGTACACAAAAGACATTTTTAGGAAGTTTCAATCTGAAGTTGAGGGGATGTACTCTTGCTTTAACACGAAGCAAGTGAGTGTAAATGGCCCCATCATTACATACATTGTTAAAGAACGAGTTCAAGTTGAGGGAAATGAGAAAGAAGTTAGGTATTATGAGGTTTTGTATGAAACAACTCAGGCAGATATTCGTTGCATTTGCAGTTTGTTCAACTATAAGGGTTACTTGTGCAGGCATGCATTGAACGTCCTCAATTACAATGGTGTGGAGGAAATCCCCTCTCGTTACATTTTGCCACGGTGGAATCGAGATTTTAGGTGTAGGTATCCTCAGGATCATGGCTCCAGTGATGTTGATTTGAATAATCCTGTGCATTTGTATAGTCAACTGTATAAACGTGCAATACAGATTGTTGAAGAAGGGGCCCAATCTCGGGAACATTATAAGGTTGCATTTCAAGATTTGCAGGAGTTATTGAACAGGTTTAATCTTGTAGATGATAACTTATTGTAA
- the LOC131150733 gene encoding vesicle-associated membrane protein 711: MAILYALVARGSVVLAEFSATSTNASAIARQILEKIPGTNDSHVSYSQDRYIFHVKRTDGLTVLCMADDTAGRRIPFTFLEDIHQRFVRTYGRAVHSAHAYAMNDEFSRVLGQQMEYYSSDPNADRMNRLKGEMSQVRNVMIENIDKVLERGDRLELLVDKTANMQGNTFRFRKQARRFRNTVWWRNVKLTVALIILLLVVIYVVLAFVCHGLTLPSCRK; encoded by the exons atggCGATTCTGTACGCGCTGGTGGCGAGGGGATCGGTTGTGCTGGCGGAGTTCTCGGCGACGTCGACGAACGCCAGCGCGATCGCGCGGCAGATCCTGGAGAAGATTCCCGGCACCAACGATAGCCATGTCTCCTACTCGCAGGACAGATACATCTTCCACGTGAAGCGCACGGACGGCCTCACCGTTCTCTGCATGGCCGACGATACCGCCGGAA GGAGAATTCCTTTTACATTTCTTGAAGATATTCATCAGAGATTTGTTAGGACTTATGGTCGCGCTGTTCACTCTGCACATGCATATGCCATGAATGATGAATTTTCCAGGGTTTTGGGCCAGCAAATGGAATATTACTCAAGTGATCCAAATGCAGATAGGATGAATAGATTAAAAGGCGAAATGAGTCAG GTTCGCAATGTCATGATAGAGAATATTGATAAAGTTCTAGAGCGAGGTGATCGCTTGGAGTTGCTGGTTGATAAAACTGCAAACATGCAAGGAAACACGTTTCGCTTCAGAAAGCAGGCTCGCCGTTTTAGAAATACTGTGTGGTGGAGAAATGTCAAGCTTAC TGTTGCGCTGATTATTCTCCTCCTGGTGGTCATTTATGTTGTGCTGGCATTTGTTTGCCATGGGCTGACGCTGCCTTCGTGTCGGAAGTGA